Proteins encoded in a region of the Terriglobia bacterium genome:
- a CDS encoding HypC/HybG/HupF family hydrogenase formation chaperone gives MCLAIPGKIESIEGIDPVLRSGKVNFGGILKTVNLAYVPEAKIGDYVIVHVGFAISIVDEEEARQVFAYLKEMDELEDLKDR, from the coding sequence ATGTGCCTGGCCATTCCCGGGAAGATCGAGTCCATCGAGGGGATTGATCCGGTTCTGCGCAGTGGCAAGGTGAATTTCGGAGGCATTCTCAAGACGGTCAACCTCGCTTATGTCCCCGAAGCTAAGATCGGCGATTACGTCATCGTCCACGTCGGATTTGCTATCAGCATCGTGGACGAAGAGGAAGCGCGGCAGGTATTCGCGTATTTGAAGGAGATGGATGAGCTGGAAGATTTGAAGGACCGATAA
- the hypF gene encoding carbamoyltransferase HypF, with translation MIQRIQIVIRGAVQGVGFRPFVYRLSRALRLSGWVSNSPQGVFIEVEGEKQVLDEFLLRLERERPLRASIQSLEYSLLDPVGFEDFEIRESGLAGKLSALVLPDIATCPECLQDIFDPANRRYLYPFTNCTNCGPRFTIIESLPYDRANTAMKQFVMCGACRREYEDPMDRRFHAQPNACPQCGPHLELWDETGAPISRNHEALSRAVEALHSGGIVAIKGLGGFHLMVDARDEAAVLRLRDRKHRDEKPLALMFPSLESAKSVCEVSALEERLLLSPESPIVLLRRKVLPPHSELRTPNSAVAPSVAPHNPFLGIMLPYTPLHHLLMRGIQFPAVATSGNLSDEPICTDEVEAARRLAGIADLFLVHNRPIVRHVDDSVVRLILGRELVVRRARGYAPLPVSVGGPAGEPLLAVGAHLKNTVAITAGDGNVFVSQHIGDLETNESFEAFRKVIDDFRGIYKISPKHLVCDLHPDYLSTKYAQAGAIPTLSVQHHYAHVAACMAENELEGSLLGVSWDGTGFGSDGTIWGGEFLLTDASSFRRFASFRQFRLPGSAVAIREPRRAAIGLLHEVYGPEVFQQTELHPVKSFTESERSLLRQMLLQGVNSPLTSSAGRLFDAVASIVGIRQKVRFEGQAAMELEFTIGDESTEERYPFHILESDQGGPPPDPTAQQTQPQFVIDWSPLVEGVLGDLAHVGAATIALKFHNSLAEMIVEIARRSGEGRILLTGGCFQNKYLTERTVRRLEASGLRPYWHQRIPPNDGGISLGQIVAATRLLRKEI, from the coding sequence GTGATCCAGCGTATCCAGATTGTCATCCGCGGCGCGGTTCAAGGCGTCGGGTTCCGGCCTTTCGTTTACCGGCTATCGAGGGCCCTGCGCCTGTCCGGCTGGGTATCGAACTCACCCCAGGGTGTGTTTATTGAAGTGGAAGGTGAAAAGCAAGTCCTGGATGAATTTCTGCTGCGGCTTGAGAGAGAACGGCCCTTGCGCGCATCCATTCAAAGCCTCGAATATTCTCTCCTTGATCCCGTGGGTTTTGAGGATTTCGAGATCCGGGAAAGCGGACTGGCCGGCAAGCTGAGCGCGCTGGTCCTCCCCGACATCGCCACTTGCCCCGAGTGCCTCCAGGATATCTTTGATCCGGCAAACCGCCGATACCTCTACCCGTTCACCAACTGCACGAACTGCGGCCCTCGCTTCACCATCATCGAATCCCTCCCCTATGACCGGGCCAACACCGCCATGAAGCAATTCGTCATGTGTGGTGCCTGCCGGCGGGAGTACGAAGATCCGATGGATCGCCGGTTCCATGCTCAGCCCAATGCCTGTCCTCAATGCGGCCCCCACCTGGAGCTTTGGGACGAAACAGGCGCTCCCATATCCCGGAACCACGAAGCGCTCTCCCGTGCCGTCGAAGCCCTGCACAGTGGGGGGATTGTGGCCATCAAAGGTCTTGGCGGTTTTCATCTGATGGTCGATGCACGAGATGAAGCGGCGGTCTTGCGTCTCCGGGATAGAAAGCATCGCGATGAGAAGCCGTTGGCGCTCATGTTTCCGTCGCTGGAATCGGCCAAATCAGTGTGCGAGGTTTCTGCTCTGGAAGAAAGACTTCTGCTCTCCCCGGAGTCACCCATTGTCCTGCTTCGCCGCAAAGTCCTCCCTCCGCACTCCGAACTCCGCACTCCGAACTCCGCGGTTGCCCCCTCGGTAGCGCCCCATAACCCTTTTCTCGGGATCATGCTGCCGTATACCCCGCTGCACCACCTCCTGATGCGGGGGATTCAATTCCCGGCGGTCGCGACGAGCGGCAACCTTTCGGATGAACCCATCTGCACGGACGAGGTGGAGGCAGCCCGGCGTCTGGCGGGCATTGCAGACCTGTTTCTGGTTCATAATCGTCCCATCGTCCGGCATGTTGATGACTCCGTCGTTCGCCTCATTCTGGGACGCGAACTGGTGGTGCGGCGCGCCCGCGGATATGCCCCGCTTCCGGTCTCGGTCGGAGGTCCGGCCGGAGAGCCACTGCTGGCTGTGGGGGCCCATTTGAAAAACACGGTGGCAATAACGGCCGGGGATGGAAACGTTTTCGTGAGTCAACACATTGGCGATCTGGAAACGAACGAATCCTTTGAGGCTTTTCGGAAGGTGATTGACGATTTTCGGGGAATCTACAAGATCAGTCCCAAGCATCTCGTCTGTGACTTGCATCCAGATTATCTTTCCACGAAATACGCGCAGGCCGGCGCCATCCCCACCCTCTCCGTTCAACATCATTACGCCCATGTGGCCGCCTGCATGGCGGAAAACGAACTCGAGGGCTCCCTTCTCGGTGTGTCGTGGGATGGAACGGGGTTCGGTTCCGATGGGACCATTTGGGGAGGCGAGTTCCTTCTGACGGACGCCTCTTCGTTTCGACGCTTCGCCTCCTTCCGCCAGTTCCGCCTCCCGGGGAGCGCGGTCGCCATCAGGGAGCCCCGCCGTGCGGCCATCGGCTTGTTGCACGAGGTGTATGGCCCGGAGGTTTTCCAGCAGACCGAGTTACATCCTGTAAAATCGTTCACCGAGTCGGAACGATCTTTGCTTCGCCAGATGCTCCTGCAAGGTGTAAACTCCCCTTTGACTTCCAGCGCCGGCCGGCTGTTCGATGCGGTTGCGTCCATTGTTGGAATTCGTCAAAAGGTGCGATTCGAAGGTCAGGCGGCGATGGAGTTGGAATTTACGATCGGAGATGAGAGCACCGAGGAGCGTTACCCGTTTCACATCCTCGAATCTGATCAAGGCGGACCTCCTCCTGACCCGACTGCACAGCAGACCCAACCGCAGTTTGTGATTGACTGGTCCCCCCTGGTCGAAGGCGTCCTCGGGGACTTGGCGCATGTTGGAGCCGCCACGATCGCCCTAAAGTTCCACAATAGTCTGGCTGAAATGATTGTGGAAATTGCCAGGCGGAGTGGAGAGGGCCGCATTCTCCTGACGGGGGGCTGTTTCCAAAACAAGTATCTCACGGAGCGGACGGTTCGCAGGCTTGAGGCCAGCGGGCTGCGCCCTTACTGGCACCAGCGGATTCCCCCCAATGATGGGGGCATCTCGCTGGGACAGATCGTCGCGGCAACACGACTCCTTCGAAAGGAGATTTGA
- the hypB gene encoding hydrogenase nickel incorporation protein HypB: MSVITIERKVLEKNDEIARLNRALFVQHGIFALNLVSSPGSGKTSILERTLEHLGGRVRIAVIEGDVQTDLDAQRVAKYNVPVVQIVTHGGCHLEAKLVYDALTRISLENIDLFVIENVGNLVCPANYDLGEAMKVVVMSTTEGEDKPLKYPGMFRNSTVLLINKIDLLPYVNCNLGKLRQNAFQINPSLIIFETSCTTRAGIPEWCDWLVKKVPAAE, encoded by the coding sequence ATGAGTGTCATTACCATTGAACGAAAGGTCCTGGAAAAAAACGACGAGATTGCCCGCTTGAATCGGGCCCTTTTTGTCCAACACGGCATCTTCGCCTTGAATCTTGTCAGTTCGCCGGGCTCCGGCAAGACCAGTATCCTGGAGCGTACCCTGGAGCACCTGGGCGGGCGCGTCCGGATCGCGGTGATCGAGGGCGATGTGCAAACGGATTTGGATGCCCAGCGCGTGGCCAAGTACAATGTCCCGGTCGTTCAGATTGTCACGCATGGCGGGTGCCATTTGGAAGCCAAACTGGTTTACGATGCCTTGACCCGGATCAGCCTCGAGAACATCGATCTATTCGTGATTGAGAATGTAGGAAACCTCGTTTGCCCCGCCAACTACGATCTCGGCGAGGCGATGAAGGTCGTGGTCATGAGCACTACTGAAGGTGAAGACAAGCCGTTGAAGTATCCCGGAATGTTCCGGAACTCGACCGTCCTGCTGATCAACAAGATTGATCTGCTGCCCTATGTGAACTGCAACCTGGGGAAGCTTCGACAAAACGCCTTCCAAATCAACCCATCCCTGATCATCTTTGAAACCTCGTGCACCACCCGGGCGGGAATCCCCGAATGGTGTGATTGGCTGGTTAAGAAAGTGCCTGCAGCCGAGTGA
- a CDS encoding hydrogenase maturation nickel metallochaperone HypA codes for MHELSIAQNVIEIVQQNLPPAPHPPVRAVKMRVGEMAGVVIDSLEFCFSAIISDTPLEGARLEVERVPVVAHCRRCELHFEVEQYAFICPSCENIEIEVISGRELQVVEVELLDEKVEAI; via the coding sequence ATGCATGAGCTTTCAATCGCACAGAACGTCATCGAAATCGTTCAACAAAATCTGCCTCCTGCTCCCCACCCTCCGGTGAGAGCGGTCAAGATGAGGGTGGGCGAAATGGCGGGGGTCGTGATCGACTCATTGGAGTTCTGTTTCAGTGCCATCATATCGGATACTCCCCTCGAAGGGGCGCGCCTCGAAGTAGAGCGCGTCCCGGTCGTGGCGCATTGCCGAAGGTGCGAGCTTCACTTCGAAGTGGAACAATATGCGTTTATCTGCCCTTCGTGTGAAAATATCGAAATTGAAGTCATTTCGGGACGAGAGCTGCAGGTGGTCGAAGTCGAGCTTCTGGATGAGAAGGTGGAAGCGATATGA
- a CDS encoding DUF3459 domain-containing protein, producing the protein MSKLKFLCARIVFLAACLSLPLWTFSAAQQTVPGVASEMGRPVPVWVRDGVIYEVFPRDFSPEGNFNGITARLDDLKDLGVTIVWLMPVHQVGQEGKKGTLGSPYAVRDYYSINPDYGTKEDLLRLIAEAHRRGLKVILDMVANHTAWDSVLMKNPDFYRHDAGGKIISPVPDWSDVAALNYDNPRLREYMVNMLKYWLREFDLDGFRCDVAGMIPTDFWEHARQELQTIKPDLLMLAEADKPDLLVKAFDLDYAWPMHAALTKIITGDAPATALRQEWQQERAAFPRGAMHMRFSDNHDELRAIVRFGERGALAASALILTMDGVPLIYNGMEAGDTAESAAPALFERLPIFWKIAERRAEFPRFYHEMIALRRAHPALRQGETGWVRNSDEARVVTYFRRNGPEAFLVAINLSNRPFEGTLEVKGGSSFLDVTPQVYRPSHGDAGSPHVTLPGLRLEAWGFRIFQNSSRR; encoded by the coding sequence GTGTCAAAGTTAAAATTCTTATGCGCCCGAATTGTCTTCCTGGCAGCTTGCTTATCCCTCCCCTTATGGACATTTAGCGCCGCGCAACAAACCGTACCCGGTGTTGCTTCAGAGATGGGGCGACCCGTTCCCGTATGGGTGCGTGATGGAGTCATCTACGAGGTCTTTCCGCGCGACTTCTCGCCGGAAGGCAACTTCAATGGCATCACAGCACGGTTGGATGACCTGAAGGATCTCGGAGTGACCATCGTCTGGCTGATGCCGGTCCATCAGGTCGGGCAAGAGGGCAAGAAAGGCACTCTGGGAAGCCCCTATGCAGTGAGGGATTACTACTCCATCAATCCTGATTACGGGACCAAAGAAGATCTTCTCCGGCTGATCGCTGAAGCCCACCGCCGCGGGCTCAAAGTCATCCTGGATATGGTTGCGAATCACACGGCCTGGGACAGCGTGCTGATGAAGAACCCGGACTTTTACCGGCATGATGCCGGCGGCAAAATCATTTCCCCCGTCCCGGACTGGTCCGACGTGGCCGCGTTGAACTACGACAATCCTCGCCTGCGAGAATACATGGTGAACATGCTGAAATACTGGCTGCGCGAGTTTGATCTGGACGGCTTCCGGTGCGATGTGGCCGGAATGATTCCGACGGACTTCTGGGAGCACGCAAGACAAGAACTCCAAACCATTAAGCCGGATCTCCTGATGCTTGCCGAGGCAGACAAGCCCGACCTGCTGGTAAAGGCCTTCGACCTGGACTATGCATGGCCTATGCATGCCGCGCTCACGAAGATCATTACCGGAGACGCCCCTGCCACCGCGCTGCGCCAGGAGTGGCAGCAGGAACGGGCTGCATTCCCCCGGGGCGCCATGCACATGCGCTTTTCAGACAATCACGACGAGCTTCGCGCCATCGTACGCTTCGGCGAACGCGGAGCCCTTGCCGCTTCTGCATTGATACTTACCATGGATGGGGTGCCGCTGATTTACAACGGCATGGAGGCGGGCGACACGGCGGAGTCTGCAGCCCCAGCACTCTTCGAGCGATTGCCGATTTTTTGGAAAATCGCTGAACGGAGGGCCGAGTTTCCCCGTTTTTATCATGAGATGATTGCCCTGCGTCGCGCGCATCCGGCCCTGCGGCAGGGTGAAACCGGGTGGGTGCGCAACTCCGATGAGGCGCGCGTTGTCACCTACTTCCGCAGGAACGGACCCGAAGCGTTTCTTGTTGCCATCAACCTCTCGAATCGCCCGTTCGAAGGCACCCTCGAAGTCAAGGGCGGCTCATCATTCCTCGATGTGACTCCTCAGGTTTACAGACCCTCCCATGGAGATGCCGGGTCGCCCCACGTCACTTTACCGGGGCTGAGGCTGGAGGCTTGGGGATTCCGTATTTTTCAAAACTCTTCCCGCCGCTGA
- a CDS encoding HyaD/HybD family hydrogenase maturation endopeptidase has protein sequence MSDPDPILILGIGNYLMGDEGVGVHAIRHLEKRSFPAHVHLLDGGTGGFHLISHLESYPFIIMIDATMDGNPPGTLRVIKPRFASDFPRSLTAHDIGLRDLVESMALLGRFPRITLITVSIEEIQSMSTELSSSLQKSLPQITDTVLEILNARQGQ, from the coding sequence ATGAGTGATCCGGATCCCATTCTCATCCTGGGCATTGGCAACTATTTGATGGGTGACGAAGGCGTCGGCGTGCATGCCATCCGTCACCTTGAAAAACGGAGCTTCCCAGCACACGTCCACCTGTTGGACGGCGGCACGGGCGGGTTTCATTTGATCTCCCACCTTGAGAGCTATCCATTCATCATCATGATCGATGCGACGATGGATGGAAATCCTCCGGGCACCCTTCGGGTCATCAAACCGCGCTTTGCCAGCGACTTTCCAAGGTCCCTCACCGCGCATGACATCGGACTGCGCGACCTGGTGGAATCCATGGCCCTGCTCGGCCGATTCCCTCGAATCACTCTCATCACCGTGTCCATTGAAGAGATCCAATCGATGTCCACGGAACTTTCTTCGTCGCTCCAGAAATCTCTCCCCCAAATCACAGATACCGTTCTGGAAATTCTTAATGCAAGGCAAGGCCAGTAG
- the cybH gene encoding Ni/Fe-hydrogenase, b-type cytochrome subunit: protein MERNSIRRVYVWQLPVRFYHWLNALTVTTSVITGYLIGKPLAIQLGREASFGYWFGTVRFIHFLAAFVFFFNFLFRIYWGFAGNRYAGWKNFIPTRRKQWKEVGQVLKVDVLQAEGKPIESIGHNSLAGLTYFLTFLAFLFQSVTGFGMYAAMSNAWLPRLFAWIVPLMGGDFAVRQWHHMMMWFFIIFSMVHVYLVFYHDYVEGRGILSSMAGGWKFIEKEVQPKAE from the coding sequence ATGGAAAGAAACTCCATCCGACGAGTTTATGTGTGGCAGCTTCCGGTGAGGTTCTACCACTGGCTGAATGCCCTGACGGTCACCACCTCGGTCATCACGGGCTACCTGATTGGAAAACCGTTGGCCATTCAGCTGGGACGAGAAGCTTCCTTTGGCTATTGGTTCGGAACCGTGCGGTTCATTCATTTCCTGGCCGCGTTCGTGTTCTTCTTCAACTTCCTTTTCCGCATCTACTGGGGGTTTGCCGGCAACCGGTACGCGGGGTGGAAGAATTTCATTCCGACCCGAAGAAAACAGTGGAAGGAAGTGGGGCAGGTCCTGAAAGTCGATGTGCTGCAGGCTGAAGGAAAGCCCATTGAATCGATCGGGCACAACAGCCTGGCCGGCCTCACCTATTTCCTCACGTTCCTGGCCTTTCTATTCCAGTCCGTCACCGGGTTCGGGATGTACGCCGCGATGAGCAACGCCTGGTTGCCCCGCTTGTTCGCCTGGATCGTGCCCCTGATGGGCGGTGACTTTGCCGTCCGCCAATGGCACCATATGATGATGTGGTTTTTCATCATCTTCTCAATGGTGCATGTCTACCTGGTTTTTTATCACGACTACGTGGAAGGCCGGGGAATCCTGTCGTCCATGGCAGGGGGATGGAAATTCATCGAAAAGGAAGTGCAACCCAAGGCGGAGTAG